ATAAGCATGGCCTGAATATGAAAAAGAAGACCAATGGAGACTTTCTCTTCCAGGAAAGGGTGATTAATAATATCCTGTTTTCTGTTTTGATAGGCAACAAGAACGGTTTTCCTTGTATCATCATCCATGGTTACACCACCCGTTTCATCCTTCTTAAACCCCTTGCCATTCACTTTTTTAAGATTAACCAGGGAAAGAGCAAGCCGGTCGGCAATAAAGGGCCTGAACTCCTCCATCATATCAAGGGCAAGCCCTGCTCTGCCGGGACGGTCCCTGTGAAGAAAACCGACTGCCGGATCGAGGCCGACCGTTTCCAGCGCTGATCGAATATCGTGCATGAGAAGAACATAAAGAAAAGAAAGGAGACAGTTAACATTATCCTTTGGGGGTCTCCTATTTCTCCTTCTAAAGAAAAAATCATCTTTCTGTGCCGTTATAAAGTGATCGAATGCATTAAAGTAGATATTTGCGCTATCTCCCTCGATACCCCGGACAATATCAAGATCATCGACACCATTCATCTTTCTCATTGAAGAGGAAAGCCGTTTTGCCGTGAATTCAAGTGTTTCCGAATCGACTTTTTCAGGATGATCCCTTAAAGCGCGGTTGACAACGGTGCGGCAATTGGCAAGCTTGCCTGTTACCATTGCCCTGGCCAGATCAGCCGACTCCCGCTTATTATCTGCCCGCCGGTATTGTTCACGTCTCAACAGAACATTACCGGAAACAGGCCCCAAAACCTTCGCCAGAAAACGGCCGTTTTCCGTCAGGAAAGTAATGGCAACATTTCTCTCTGCACAAAAGCCCATCAAAAAAGGACTGCAACTCACCTGTCCGAAGCAGACAATTCCCCCTATCGTATGAATTGGAACCCTTAATTTCACTTCCCTTTCAGCCTTAACGACAACAGTCTCCCCTTCTTTGGCGAGATAGGCTTCCTGGGTAGTAACAAAAAGGGTATTGAGATGTTTTTTCATAAAATTACCCCTCCTTTATAACGAGACGATTCAGGTATCGCTTTACCGATTTCCTTCTTCCCGTCACTTTCGGCATACACTGTTCAACGAGAGAGCAGCTATCACACTTTTTTGAATATTCTTCTTTCGGCGTCACCCCGGAATCAATCAATTCATGGAGTCTTGCAGCCGCTTCTTTCGTCTTATTCCTAAGTTCTTCATCAAATAATACATCCAGACGGCGACCTGTTCTGCCGTAAAAAAGCGCGCCTTTTTCAACGGGCAAGCCTGTCATTTCCTCCAGGCACATGGCCTGGGCGCAAAGCTGAACCTTGTCAAAATTACCGGACTTCGGTTTGCCTCTTTTATACTCCACAGGAAAAGGCCGCCACAAAAGCAGCCTTTTTCCACCCTGCCGGGCATCTTCTTCCCTATGAAATTCAACAGCGTCCGCTTTACCTGAAAGGCCGAGTTTTAGCGATCTTAAAGGCAAGGCATAGTCAACACGCACCTTTCCCCGTGATTCTTTATGCGCTTTATCGACATTTTCATGCATTACATTCCCTTCCGCCGTGAAGAGGTTCTCCTCCCACAAACGCTCATTATGTATCAAGGCACATTGCCGCTCGCAGAAAAGAAGGTGCTGGAGGGCGGACAAGGGAAGGAGATCGTCTTCGGTAAAATTCATTAATTATCCCCCTTGTTTAAATATCCCACCGGGATTTTTTTAATAATACTTTAAACCTCCTGTTAAGGAAACTTTTTGTGTCAGGCTTAGTATTACCACCCCCTGCCGGATTTATATCTTAATCTGCACTTTTTAAGCTTCTTTGTGGCCATAGCATAGTAATTCCATTCAATCCACGCCCCCGCATGAGGGGCGACGATTTGGTGGCGCTGATAAAGAATTACGAGCCATTGTTTCAATCCACGCCCCCGCATGAGGGGCGACATATCTATCGAGGGGACCGAACCCGAGAGAACTAGTTTCAATCCACGCCCCCGCATGAGGGGCGACATCAAAAGCCTTAACCACAATATCCTGATATTGTTGTTTCAATCCACGCCCCCGCATGAGGGGCGACGGTAATACAAACAGGTGTTACAACTTCTGGGTCTGTTTCAATCCACGCCCCCGCATGAGGGGCG
The DNA window shown above is from Deltaproteobacteria bacterium and carries:
- the cas1c gene encoding type I-C CRISPR-associated endonuclease Cas1c, whose amino-acid sequence is MKKHLNTLFVTTQEAYLAKEGETVVVKAEREVKLRVPIHTIGGIVCFGQVSCSPFLMGFCAERNVAITFLTENGRFLAKVLGPVSGNVLLRREQYRRADNKRESADLARAMVTGKLANCRTVVNRALRDHPEKVDSETLEFTAKRLSSSMRKMNGVDDLDIVRGIEGDSANIYFNAFDHFITAQKDDFFFRRRNRRPPKDNVNCLLSFLYVLLMHDIRSALETVGLDPAVGFLHRDRPGRAGLALDMMEEFRPFIADRLALSLVNLKKVNGKGFKKDETGGVTMDDDTRKTVLVAYQNRKQDIINHPFLEEKVSIGLLFHIQAML
- the cas4 gene encoding CRISPR-associated protein Cas4 codes for the protein MNFTEDDLLPLSALQHLLFCERQCALIHNERLWEENLFTAEGNVMHENVDKAHKESRGKVRVDYALPLRSLKLGLSGKADAVEFHREEDARQGGKRLLLWRPFPVEYKRGKPKSGNFDKVQLCAQAMCLEEMTGLPVEKGALFYGRTGRRLDVLFDEELRNKTKEAAARLHELIDSGVTPKEEYSKKCDSCSLVEQCMPKVTGRRKSVKRYLNRLVIKEG